In Catenulispora sp. GP43, a single window of DNA contains:
- a CDS encoding helix-turn-helix domain-containing protein, translated as MDKQELGAFLRSRRERLQPQDVGLPSGPRRRTPGLRREEVAVLAHISTEYYVRLEQGRAASRPSSEVLAGIAGALRLTDAESGHLHTLAGTAAAKTGLVQREVRPSILALIERLPQTAAFVTSATLEVLAWNDLAAALMEDFAELAPEERNLARKAFLHTARTDAPLYGISDAAEFRLHAVMQLRSTLARYPTDPAVTGLVNELREGSPDFARLWERRDVQPAPTLTKTFNHPAVGQVCVDCDGLALPDRDQNLVLYSAPAGSPSADALALLNILGVPARAKSS; from the coding sequence ATGGACAAGCAGGAACTTGGGGCGTTCCTCCGCAGTCGGCGCGAGCGGCTCCAACCACAGGACGTCGGGCTCCCGTCAGGCCCTCGCCGCCGAACGCCGGGCCTGCGTCGCGAAGAAGTCGCGGTCCTCGCCCACATCTCCACGGAGTACTACGTGCGGCTTGAACAAGGCAGAGCGGCCTCGCGGCCATCGAGCGAAGTCCTCGCCGGGATCGCCGGCGCACTGCGGCTCACGGACGCCGAATCCGGCCACCTGCACACCCTGGCCGGCACCGCAGCCGCCAAGACCGGCCTCGTCCAACGCGAAGTGCGCCCGAGCATCCTCGCGCTGATCGAGCGTCTGCCGCAGACCGCGGCGTTCGTGACGTCCGCCACGCTGGAGGTGCTCGCGTGGAACGACCTCGCGGCTGCGCTGATGGAGGACTTCGCCGAGCTGGCACCAGAAGAGCGCAACCTCGCGCGTAAGGCATTCCTCCACACAGCACGCACCGATGCGCCGCTGTACGGAATCTCCGACGCCGCCGAGTTCCGGCTGCACGCCGTCATGCAACTCCGATCAACCCTCGCCCGCTACCCGACGGACCCGGCGGTGACCGGTCTCGTCAACGAGCTGCGCGAGGGCAGCCCCGATTTCGCCCGATTGTGGGAGCGCCGCGACGTACAGCCGGCGCCGACGCTCACAAAGACGTTCAACCACCCGGCCGTTGGGCAAGTCTGTGTCGACTGCGACGGGCTCGCGCTGCCGGACCGCGACCAGAACCTCGTGCTCTACAGCGCGCCAGCAGGATCGCCGAGCGCTGACGCTCTGGCTCTGTTGAACATCCTTGGAGTCCCGGCTCGGGCAAAGTCGAGCTAA
- a CDS encoding SDR family NAD(P)-dependent oxidoreductase, which produces MTETTHDNDAALIAGTPIGLLTDKVVFITGASRGIGEAAARLFAAEGASVVLASRSTAALERIVAEIRADGHRADAVTLDLADRASVRDAVEKVGELHGRLDGAFNNAAAVQRQPGPVDTTSDEDIEEQFAVNFHSHWTAMNAEAALMRRNGGGAIVNTSSIGSRRANPTLPAYAAMKRALNSLTESAAVNWAADRIRVNGITPGGTATEMIDAWEAATPGIIERIKASIPLGRMAEPRQIAEAAAWLLSDRASYVTGAILPVDGGAGA; this is translated from the coding sequence ATGACGGAAACCACGCATGACAACGACGCCGCCCTCATCGCCGGCACCCCGATCGGCCTGCTCACCGACAAAGTCGTGTTCATCACCGGCGCCAGCCGCGGCATCGGCGAGGCCGCAGCGCGCCTCTTCGCCGCCGAGGGCGCCTCGGTCGTCCTTGCCTCCCGCAGCACGGCCGCCCTCGAGCGCATCGTCGCCGAGATCCGCGCCGACGGCCATCGCGCCGACGCCGTCACCCTCGACCTGGCCGACCGCGCGAGCGTCCGCGATGCCGTCGAGAAAGTCGGGGAACTGCACGGACGGCTCGACGGCGCCTTCAACAACGCCGCTGCCGTCCAGCGGCAACCGGGCCCGGTCGACACCACCAGCGACGAGGACATCGAGGAACAGTTCGCGGTGAACTTCCACTCGCACTGGACCGCCATGAACGCCGAGGCCGCCTTGATGCGACGCAACGGCGGCGGAGCGATCGTCAACACCTCCAGCATCGGCAGCCGCCGCGCGAACCCCACCCTGCCCGCCTACGCGGCCATGAAGCGCGCACTCAACAGCCTGACCGAATCCGCCGCGGTGAACTGGGCCGCCGACCGCATCCGCGTCAACGGCATCACCCCCGGCGGCACCGCCACGGAGATGATCGACGCCTGGGAAGCCGCGACACCCGGCATCATCGAAAGGATCAAGGCGTCCATCCCGCTCGGCCGCATGGCCGAACCCCGCCAGATCGCCGAGGCGGCCGCATGGCTCCTCAGCGACCGGGCCTCGTATGTGACCGGCGCGATCCTGCCGGTCGACGGCGGCGCCGGCGCCTGA
- a CDS encoding cell wall-binding repeat-containing protein, with protein MISPTPRSRRIRSAALTGLVVAAASSGLAGMTVTAQADTPNGPGPVSNGPIAFITDHGLNTAQLWENVNPDGSGLTVVPTGVLPPGISANQYPQPIDRLNFSPDGTMAIYHSWGLCTYLSNADGSGARVLAADPGDDCQHAILGASPLTVVGWTPGNKLLVEDSHGAISTVNPDGSGKTVIGRSPGTGYTLDGVSATGALLFDAAGGLAVLDPGSTTPRTLPVIQPEYPGAQPGYQAQFSPDGTQVAFLDTPPIPPGTGEADAPFPQLFVVPTNGSTAPREITAPTKTTVIDFAWSPDGTQLAYSTIRTISTVGVGGGTPIVVDDNLGNGEYFRVTSWHNGPIRPPRTTDRVDGPDRDSTAVAASQFSYANHGAGGRQATSAVISRDNQFADALGGSALAAEKDGPLLLTSTATLNPAVGNELRRILAPGSTVYVLGGVNALSPTVAQQITALGFRVDRLAGPDRFSTSVSIAKAISPDPHTLMVATGDNFPDALTAGAAAAQDPAGGVVVLSDDDVLPSGTKAYLSVVNPAVTHVYGIGGQGVAALRGTFPRWDGRVTPLAGADRFATAAAVASSTLFTVHGPVGYVGLATGLSWPDALSGGALIATQHGPLLLTDGWSPTPASEQAVLQRLAPHLSGLVAFGGLDALEQGLQDSASDSALGVNRYFYYENRQDPILPPAR; from the coding sequence ATGATCTCCCCTACGCCTCGGTCTCGACGGATCCGTTCGGCGGCGCTCACCGGGCTCGTCGTAGCTGCGGCCTCGTCCGGTCTCGCCGGCATGACGGTGACCGCGCAGGCTGACACCCCGAATGGACCCGGCCCCGTTTCGAACGGACCGATCGCCTTTATCACCGACCACGGCCTGAACACCGCCCAACTGTGGGAGAACGTAAACCCCGACGGCTCGGGACTCACTGTGGTCCCGACCGGGGTGCTGCCCCCGGGGATTTCGGCGAACCAATATCCTCAACCGATCGACCGCCTGAACTTCTCCCCGGACGGCACGATGGCGATCTACCACTCCTGGGGGCTCTGCACCTACCTGTCGAATGCGGATGGATCCGGCGCGCGGGTGCTGGCGGCGGACCCCGGCGACGACTGCCAGCACGCGATTCTCGGTGCCAGCCCACTGACTGTGGTCGGCTGGACGCCGGGCAACAAGCTGCTCGTCGAGGACTCGCACGGCGCAATCAGTACCGTGAATCCCGATGGCAGCGGGAAGACTGTTATCGGCCGATCCCCGGGCACCGGCTACACCCTCGACGGTGTCTCGGCCACCGGGGCCCTCCTGTTCGACGCCGCCGGCGGGCTCGCGGTCTTGGACCCCGGCTCGACGACACCTCGCACGCTCCCCGTCATCCAGCCGGAGTACCCCGGTGCCCAGCCGGGTTACCAAGCCCAATTCTCTCCGGACGGAACGCAGGTTGCCTTCCTGGACACTCCGCCCATCCCTCCCGGCACCGGTGAGGCCGACGCCCCCTTTCCCCAGCTCTTTGTGGTGCCGACAAACGGGAGCACCGCGCCGCGGGAGATCACGGCGCCCACCAAGACCACGGTGATCGATTTCGCCTGGTCCCCGGACGGAACACAGCTCGCCTACTCAACCATTCGCACCATCTCCACCGTCGGCGTCGGCGGCGGGACGCCGATCGTCGTCGACGACAACCTCGGGAACGGCGAGTATTTCCGAGTCACCAGCTGGCACAACGGTCCGATCCGGCCACCCCGCACCACCGACCGGGTCGACGGACCAGACCGCGACTCGACCGCCGTCGCCGCGTCACAGTTCTCCTATGCGAACCACGGAGCCGGCGGACGCCAGGCGACCTCGGCGGTCATCAGCCGGGACAACCAATTCGCCGACGCCCTCGGTGGCAGCGCGCTCGCTGCTGAGAAGGACGGCCCACTGCTCCTGACTTCGACCGCAACCCTGAACCCCGCGGTCGGCAACGAACTGAGGCGCATCCTGGCTCCCGGCTCAACGGTCTACGTCCTCGGCGGCGTCAACGCCCTCAGCCCGACCGTCGCACAGCAGATCACAGCGCTCGGATTCAGGGTCGATCGGCTCGCCGGACCCGACCGTTTCTCGACGTCGGTGTCCATCGCGAAAGCGATCAGCCCAGACCCGCACACCCTGATGGTCGCCACCGGCGACAACTTCCCCGACGCACTCACCGCCGGCGCCGCCGCCGCGCAGGATCCGGCGGGGGGCGTCGTGGTGCTGAGCGACGACGACGTACTTCCCAGTGGAACCAAGGCATACCTTTCCGTCGTCAACCCAGCCGTGACGCACGTCTACGGCATCGGGGGCCAAGGCGTCGCGGCGCTCCGCGGCACTTTCCCCAGGTGGGACGGCCGCGTCACACCGCTCGCCGGCGCTGACCGCTTCGCCACGGCGGCGGCGGTCGCTTCGAGTACCTTGTTCACGGTGCACGGCCCAGTGGGGTACGTGGGCCTGGCAACCGGGTTGAGCTGGCCGGACGCGCTATCCGGCGGTGCGCTCATCGCCACCCAGCACGGCCCACTTCTCCTGACCGACGGGTGGTCCCCGACACCGGCATCCGAGCAGGCCGTCCTGCAGAGACTGGCTCCCCACTTGTCCGGCCTTGTGGCATTCGGTGGCCTCGATGCCCTCGAACAAGGCCTGCAGGACAGCGCCTCGGACTCCGCCCTCGGCGTGAACCGCTACTTCTACTACGAGAACCGGCAAGATCCGATCCTGCCCCCAGCTCGCTGA